A region of Thermoleophilaceae bacterium DNA encodes the following proteins:
- a CDS encoding O-antigen ligase family protein: protein MSTYLLERPLRVADPGARGWGLLLIVAAWSALAANTAFGFVSLTIPRLLLIVFAVPIVLVGAALFHRGGEDRALQLAAAWSALLLAALFAGVLVDVEPVIALVVPAVVVSAVVCARRPAAAVITAFFVTGSFGTLEALTPVPAGETVDMVLAGLWGGVLWGYLFGRRERPSWVWPGIALAVVYVVVTAVAVVWAEPVFGGLFGFRASAWYMAAFLLLAYARWDAPTHKRIATGFVGVAALVGGYATFRWIAGPAGAEEDLALSVNPEYQYLYGELVVFGSFPGGKNLAAWTAVAIPFCVAFALTFRDRWRFVAAVAAGLCAVGLLGSEARAGFVGAVAGIALVLVLYQLSKGVPGLHLGVTAAAVAVIVGVGALVFTQKDEGSLERYTVLVEDPTSVPSYQARLFKWNNALDDIDRHPLGHGIGTSGIAEQRYRRFTTIASSNLDNSYLKVAYEQGLFVLVLFALAVVGLLTGLVRRSIFATDRQRAGLAIGGAGAMAALGIIMFSGMYVEGLTALAAWMLVGLGVAQFTSTPEDAPDAAPAR, encoded by the coding sequence GTGAGTACGTATCTGCTCGAGCGGCCCCTGCGCGTGGCCGACCCGGGCGCTCGGGGGTGGGGACTCCTCCTGATCGTCGCAGCGTGGTCGGCGCTGGCAGCGAACACGGCCTTCGGGTTCGTGAGCCTCACGATCCCGCGATTGCTGCTGATCGTCTTCGCGGTGCCGATCGTGCTCGTCGGCGCGGCCCTGTTCCACCGGGGTGGGGAAGACCGTGCGCTGCAGTTGGCGGCCGCTTGGAGCGCGCTGCTGCTGGCCGCGCTGTTCGCCGGGGTGCTGGTGGACGTCGAGCCGGTGATCGCGCTCGTGGTCCCCGCCGTGGTGGTGAGTGCGGTCGTCTGTGCCCGGCGACCGGCGGCAGCGGTCATCACCGCGTTCTTCGTCACCGGCTCCTTCGGCACGTTGGAGGCGCTCACGCCGGTACCCGCCGGCGAGACGGTCGACATGGTGCTCGCCGGCCTCTGGGGCGGGGTGCTCTGGGGTTATCTGTTCGGGCGCCGGGAGCGCCCGAGCTGGGTCTGGCCGGGTATCGCGCTGGCAGTGGTCTACGTGGTGGTCACCGCGGTCGCCGTGGTGTGGGCGGAGCCCGTCTTCGGAGGGCTCTTCGGCTTCCGGGCGTCCGCGTGGTACATGGCGGCGTTCCTTCTGCTCGCCTACGCCCGCTGGGACGCGCCGACCCACAAGCGGATCGCCACCGGGTTCGTCGGGGTGGCGGCGCTCGTGGGCGGCTACGCGACCTTTCGCTGGATCGCCGGCCCGGCGGGAGCCGAGGAGGATCTCGCGCTCTCGGTCAACCCCGAGTACCAGTACCTCTACGGGGAGCTCGTGGTCTTCGGCTCGTTCCCGGGCGGGAAGAACCTGGCGGCCTGGACGGCCGTGGCCATCCCGTTCTGCGTCGCGTTCGCGCTGACCTTCAGGGATCGCTGGCGGTTCGTGGCCGCGGTCGCCGCCGGGCTCTGTGCCGTCGGTCTGCTCGGGTCGGAGGCCCGGGCCGGATTCGTGGGCGCCGTCGCAGGGATCGCTCTCGTCCTCGTGCTCTACCAGCTCTCGAAGGGGGTGCCGGGGCTTCACCTCGGCGTCACGGCGGCGGCGGTCGCGGTGATCGTCGGCGTGGGCGCGCTCGTCTTCACGCAGAAGGACGAGGGCTCGCTCGAGCGCTACACGGTGCTGGTCGAGGATCCCACTTCCGTCCCGTCCTATCAGGCGCGCCTGTTCAAGTGGAACAACGCGCTCGACGACATCGACCGGCATCCACTGGGCCACGGAATCGGGACGTCGGGGATCGCGGAGCAGCGCTACCGGCGGTTCACCACGATCGCCTCCTCGAACCTCGACAACTCCTATCTCAAGGTCGCCTACGAGCAGGGGCTGTTCGTGCTCGTGCTGTTCGCGCTCGCCGTCGTCGGACTGCTCACGGGGCTCGTGCGGAGATCGATCTTCGCGACGGACCGCCAGCGGGCGGGACTCGCCATCGGCGGAGCGGGGGCGATGGCGGCGCTCGGGATCATCATGTTCTCCGGCATGTACGTCGAGGGCCTGACGGCGCTCGCGGCATGGATGCTCGTGGGTCTGGGCGTGGCTCAGTTCACGTCCACGCCCGAAGACGCGCCTGACGCCGCACCCGCTCGCTGA
- a CDS encoding glycosyltransferase family 2 protein, translating to MARPPVSVVMPFHGGDEDARGALGALGRLQLRDGDELLVADNTPDGVMARHAAPPVTRVPAPEVASSYFARNAGADRAANEWLLFLDADTHPSASLLDDYFAEPVADDVGAVAGEVVGADGQTALAARYSRSRRHIGQADLREHPYRPMAVTASLLVRARALRELGGFLEGMRSSGDADFSWRLQDAGWKLAYTQRAVVEHHHRETMHALLRVAARYGAGRTWLQRRHPGARFPSPLRGLARCAAGVAVWTVTLQFERALFKVIDALWIVAEAAGSLAGNVAPDPGGRDRATFFIADRFPVRGNPLARVAASADPPARIEAAARPERPDREAGRGLRARYREDDGPARRLLDLAWVTARHPLRSARHGRLGGAPLRTLAPAARRLAASRAERVQALAGSAAEPDALRVAGLLGIPCTLDPGDTGPAPQAASEEAAGRR from the coding sequence ATGGCCCGCCCGCCCGTCAGCGTCGTGATGCCCTTCCACGGCGGTGACGAGGACGCGCGCGGGGCGCTCGGGGCGCTGGGCCGGCTGCAGCTCCGCGACGGCGACGAGCTTCTCGTGGCCGACAACACGCCGGACGGCGTGATGGCACGCCACGCCGCGCCCCCGGTCACCCGTGTCCCGGCGCCCGAGGTGGCCTCGTCCTACTTCGCCCGCAACGCGGGAGCAGACCGCGCTGCGAACGAGTGGCTGCTCTTCCTCGATGCCGACACCCACCCCAGCGCCTCGCTGCTCGACGACTACTTCGCGGAGCCCGTCGCAGACGACGTGGGGGCGGTGGCCGGCGAGGTGGTGGGCGCGGACGGTCAGACCGCCCTCGCCGCGCGCTACTCACGCTCCCGGCGCCACATCGGGCAGGCCGACCTGCGTGAGCATCCCTACCGCCCGATGGCGGTCACGGCCAGCCTGCTCGTGCGTGCTCGCGCCCTGCGGGAGCTCGGCGGCTTCCTGGAGGGCATGCGCTCGAGCGGCGACGCCGACTTCTCGTGGCGGTTGCAGGACGCCGGCTGGAAGCTCGCCTACACCCAGCGGGCCGTCGTCGAGCATCACCACCGCGAGACGATGCACGCCCTGCTGCGCGTCGCCGCGCGCTACGGGGCCGGGCGCACCTGGCTGCAGCGGCGCCATCCAGGAGCGCGCTTCCCGAGCCCCCTCCGCGGCTTGGCGCGCTGCGCCGCCGGAGTGGCGGTCTGGACGGTCACGCTGCAGTTCGAGCGCGCCCTGTTCAAGGTCATCGACGCGCTCTGGATCGTCGCGGAGGCAGCCGGTTCGCTGGCGGGGAACGTGGCACCGGATCCCGGAGGGCGCGACCGTGCGACCTTCTTCATCGCCGACCGCTTCCCTGTTCGCGGCAATCCGCTCGCCCGCGTGGCCGCTTCAGCGGATCCGCCCGCGCGCATCGAGGCGGCCGCGCGGCCCGAGCGGCCCGACCGCGAGGCCGGGCGCGGGCTGCGTGCGCGGTACCGCGAGGACGACGGACCGGCCCGCCGGTTGCTCGACCTCGCATGGGTCACCGCGCGCCATCCTCTCCGGTCCGCGCGCCACGGCCGGCTGGGAGGCGCCCCCCTGCGCACGCTCGCCCCGGCGGCCCGGCGGCTCGCGGCGAGCCGCGCCGAGCGCGTGCAGGCGCTCGCCGGCTCGGCGGCGGAGCCCGATGCCCTGCGCGTCGCCGGCCTGCTCGGCATCCCGTGCACGCTCGACCCCGGCGATACCGGCCCGGCACCGCAGGCGGCATCCGAGGAAGCCGCCGGCCGGCGCTAG
- a CDS encoding nucleotidyltransferase family protein: MSVPPPSEALLATARSLAVDRVTGEVVAALRRARVPSLLLKGPTVASWLYDDGAVRSYIDSDLWVPPVQIADAERVLTRLGFEPGVLARPPEPGEVPHARPWFRHGSAGEVDLHHTVSGVGVAPEEAWKQLSAIAEEMEVGGQTVAVLPIPARALLVVFHAAQHGPDKPKPLEDLARAVERAPDDVWLEAARIAARLDATPTLGDGLRLLPAGAALADRLRFATSELVATARGPNSKAPLALGFQRLSEARTLGERMRLVRREVFPSPDFLRWWSPLARRGRIGLAAAYVWRPLWLLRHAAPSLVAWRRSRRAAGS, from the coding sequence GTGAGCGTCCCTCCGCCCAGCGAAGCGCTTCTCGCAACCGCCCGCAGCCTGGCCGTGGACCGGGTGACGGGCGAGGTGGTGGCGGCGCTGCGCCGCGCCCGCGTCCCCAGCCTGCTGCTGAAGGGACCCACGGTGGCGTCGTGGCTCTATGACGACGGAGCGGTGCGCTCCTACATCGACTCCGACCTCTGGGTGCCGCCGGTCCAGATCGCCGACGCGGAGCGCGTGCTGACTCGCCTCGGCTTCGAGCCGGGCGTCCTGGCCCGCCCTCCCGAGCCCGGCGAGGTGCCGCACGCCCGGCCGTGGTTCCGGCACGGCAGCGCCGGGGAGGTGGACCTTCACCACACGGTGTCCGGCGTCGGCGTGGCGCCCGAGGAGGCGTGGAAGCAGCTCTCGGCGATCGCGGAGGAGATGGAGGTGGGGGGGCAGACGGTGGCGGTGCTGCCCATCCCCGCACGCGCCCTGCTCGTGGTGTTCCACGCAGCCCAGCACGGCCCTGACAAGCCCAAGCCCCTGGAGGACCTCGCGCGTGCGGTCGAGCGGGCGCCGGACGACGTATGGTTGGAGGCGGCCCGCATCGCGGCCCGGCTCGACGCCACCCCCACGCTGGGCGACGGGTTGCGGCTGCTTCCGGCTGGCGCCGCGCTCGCCGACCGGCTGCGCTTCGCGACGAGCGAACTGGTGGCCACCGCGCGTGGGCCCAACTCCAAGGCGCCGCTGGCGCTCGGGTTCCAGCGCCTGTCCGAGGCTCGTACCCTGGGCGAGCGGATGCGGCTCGTGCGGCGCGAGGTGTTCCCGAGCCCCGATTTCCTGCGCTGGTGGTCCCCGCTCGCGCGGCGCGGCCGGATCGGGCTGGCGGCGGCATACGTGTGGCGTCCGCTGTGGCTGCTGCGCCACGCGGCTCCGAGCCTCGTGGCCTGGCGGCGCAGCCGGCGCGCGGCGGGCAGCTAG
- a CDS encoding polysaccharide biosynthesis tyrosine autokinase has product MKPVTKTGATLALVLARGQAMAVPRRSAVDVSDQPRYQTLRDYLRVIRAQRWLILLFIVLFGGAAFAYSARQDPTYEAEAALSFNEPTQDLSFLGVSAFPTETPQQRAAINSELVTRTAVARRVRDSLGLTSSIEELQDAVGAQPEAQTNLVVIEASAGDDEFAALLANEFAEQAAALANQESQDRLEEAEESLRETFRAQSERGVGPIERATFTDRIARLQALQDFGRPVEISRRAEVPSAPASPNPALNTTLGLLLGLALGLLVAFGRDSLDVRLRGSRDIQAHVKLPLVGHIGDDAMGTAGAASRNGHRKMSPADLESFRILRKNLEFLDIDRTLRTIAVTSALPEEGKSTVAASLAGTFAQGGKRTLLVECDLRRPALAERLGLQRTPGLTDYLTEQVSPQEVLQGVPVTTGETNGNGAAAPMPGAEELVCITAGSPVPRPADILASKRFRDFLKEVSEAYDVVVLDTSPLLSVSDTLELIPNVDGVVLCIRAGRTRRDEAKAAKEALDHLPDRPTGLVVTGIKPGDEADYGYYSSSYAYGPTDSGR; this is encoded by the coding sequence GTGAAGCCGGTCACCAAGACCGGTGCTACGCTGGCGCTCGTACTCGCGCGCGGGCAGGCGATGGCCGTCCCGCGCCGGTCGGCGGTGGATGTGAGCGACCAGCCTCGGTATCAGACTCTTCGGGACTACCTGCGCGTGATCCGCGCGCAGCGCTGGCTGATCCTGCTCTTCATCGTACTGTTCGGGGGCGCGGCGTTCGCCTACTCCGCGCGGCAGGATCCGACGTATGAGGCCGAGGCCGCGTTGTCGTTCAACGAGCCCACCCAGGACCTCTCCTTCCTCGGCGTCAGCGCGTTCCCCACCGAGACGCCCCAGCAGCGCGCCGCCATCAACTCCGAGCTCGTCACGAGGACCGCGGTGGCGCGCCGCGTCCGGGATTCGCTGGGCCTCACGTCCTCCATCGAAGAGCTCCAGGATGCGGTCGGCGCCCAGCCCGAGGCGCAGACCAACCTGGTGGTGATAGAGGCCAGCGCCGGGGACGACGAGTTCGCCGCGCTGCTCGCCAACGAGTTCGCCGAGCAGGCCGCCGCGCTTGCCAATCAGGAGTCGCAGGACCGGCTGGAGGAGGCCGAGGAGAGCCTGCGCGAGACCTTCCGCGCCCAGAGCGAACGCGGCGTCGGCCCCATCGAGCGGGCCACCTTCACCGACCGGATCGCCCGGCTGCAGGCCCTGCAGGACTTCGGCCGCCCCGTCGAGATCAGCCGCCGGGCGGAAGTGCCGTCGGCGCCCGCCTCGCCCAACCCCGCGCTCAACACCACGCTCGGCCTGCTGCTCGGCCTGGCCCTGGGGCTGCTCGTCGCGTTCGGGCGTGACTCGCTCGACGTGCGCCTGCGCGGCTCGCGCGACATCCAGGCGCACGTGAAGCTGCCGCTCGTCGGGCACATCGGCGACGACGCGATGGGCACCGCCGGCGCGGCCTCGCGGAACGGGCATCGCAAGATGTCGCCGGCGGACCTCGAGAGCTTCCGAATACTGCGCAAGAACCTGGAGTTCCTGGACATCGACCGCACGCTGCGCACGATCGCCGTCACCAGCGCGCTGCCGGAGGAGGGCAAGTCCACCGTCGCGGCGTCGCTTGCCGGCACGTTCGCGCAGGGCGGCAAGCGCACGCTGCTGGTGGAGTGCGACCTCCGCCGCCCCGCGCTCGCCGAGCGCCTCGGCCTCCAGCGGACGCCCGGGCTCACGGACTACCTCACCGAGCAGGTGTCGCCGCAGGAGGTGCTGCAGGGCGTCCCGGTCACCACGGGCGAGACCAACGGCAACGGGGCGGCTGCGCCCATGCCCGGGGCCGAGGAGCTCGTCTGCATCACGGCGGGCTCGCCTGTGCCGCGCCCGGCCGACATCCTCGCCTCCAAGCGCTTCCGCGACTTCCTCAAGGAGGTCAGCGAGGCCTACGACGTGGTCGTGCTCGACACCAGCCCGCTGCTCTCGGTGTCCGACACCCTCGAGCTGATCCCGAACGTCGACGGGGTGGTGCTCTGCATCCGTGCCGGACGCACCCGGCGCGACGAGGCCAAGGCCGCCAAGGAGGCGCTCGATCACCTGCCCGACCGTCCCACCGGCCTGGTCGTGACCGGCATCAAGCCCGGGGACGAGGCCGACTACGGCTACTACTCCTCGAGCTACGCGTACGGCCCCACCGACTCGGGGCGCTAG
- a CDS encoding class I SAM-dependent methyltransferase, giving the protein MLRSIAHRLRRAYLHSYLRLRRCAVARRGWFPAPARLLIRRVERVFDPLAIWLYRRRTGEERPIPPRGLRERNAVDSVSFWFSSAEQAEGPLHEMLASVDRHIEDFDRALDFGCGAGKVIAAVRGRGVELHGCDIHEPSIRWLERWFPDLHVVANPFDPPLIYPDDHFDLLWAWSVLTHIDGDRQRAWIGEWARIVRPGGLVLATFHGPLQVDNFRRRGAALPKGLVGTVEREGVAFVPARIDGNFSADFTGTTLPYGDTFNTSDNIRTRLREAGFEVVDIAERSHWGNQHCAIAQLPAPSPATLA; this is encoded by the coding sequence GTGCTCAGGTCCATCGCGCACCGCCTGCGGCGCGCCTACCTCCATTCGTACCTTCGACTGCGCCGCTGCGCCGTCGCCCGGCGCGGTTGGTTCCCGGCGCCGGCGCGGCTGCTCATCCGACGTGTGGAGCGAGTGTTCGATCCCCTCGCCATCTGGCTGTACCGCCGCCGCACCGGGGAGGAGCGCCCCATCCCTCCGCGTGGCCTGCGCGAGCGCAACGCTGTTGACAGCGTCAGCTTCTGGTTCTCCTCCGCGGAGCAGGCCGAGGGCCCGCTCCACGAGATGCTCGCCTCGGTCGACAGACACATCGAGGACTTCGACCGGGCTCTCGACTTCGGCTGCGGGGCCGGGAAGGTCATCGCCGCGGTTCGCGGCCGCGGCGTCGAGTTGCATGGCTGTGACATCCACGAGCCCTCGATCCGGTGGCTGGAGCGCTGGTTCCCGGATCTGCACGTGGTGGCCAATCCCTTCGATCCCCCTCTGATCTATCCAGACGACCACTTCGACCTCCTGTGGGCCTGGTCGGTGCTCACACACATCGACGGTGATCGCCAGCGCGCGTGGATTGGCGAGTGGGCTCGTATCGTGCGCCCGGGGGGCCTCGTCCTTGCCACGTTCCACGGCCCGCTCCAGGTCGATAACTTCAGGAGACGCGGCGCAGCGCTCCCCAAGGGCCTCGTGGGAACGGTCGAGCGCGAGGGTGTGGCGTTCGTGCCCGCGCGCATCGACGGCAACTTCTCGGCGGACTTCACGGGCACGACGCTCCCCTACGGCGACACCTTCAACACCTCGGACAACATTCGCACCCGGCTGCGCGAGGCTGGCTTCGAGGTGGTCGACATCGCCGAGAGGTCGCACTGGGGCAACCAGCATTGCGCGATCGCGCAACTACCGGCACCGTCCCCGGCCACCCTGGCATGA
- a CDS encoding ABC transporter ATP-binding protein, producing MTAEPTAEPAEPRLPDAARALLSLRVIHKRWGNNHVLDGVSLDLSPGELTWLGGRNGAGKTTLLRIAGGLIAPDSGEVALDGLDPERDRRAYQRRLGFLSAGNLGLYARLKVTDNLDLFSALALIPARERPAAVSRAIERFELGELARSRTDRLSTGQRQRVRLAVAFLHDPDVVLLDEPHTSLDDEGLAVLRGAIERLTGAGGAALWCSPTPEALHADFDRMYRIEGGALVAEQDR from the coding sequence GTGACGGCCGAGCCCACGGCCGAGCCGGCCGAGCCCCGCCTGCCGGACGCCGCCCGCGCCCTCCTTTCGCTGCGCGTCATCCACAAGCGCTGGGGCAACAACCACGTGCTCGACGGCGTGAGCCTCGACCTGTCCCCCGGCGAGCTCACATGGCTCGGCGGCCGCAACGGCGCCGGCAAGACCACGCTCCTGCGGATCGCGGGCGGTCTGATCGCGCCGGACTCCGGCGAGGTGGCGCTCGACGGGCTCGACCCCGAGCGCGACCGGCGCGCCTACCAACGCCGTCTCGGCTTCCTGTCCGCCGGCAACCTCGGCCTCTACGCCCGGCTCAAGGTGACCGACAACCTCGACCTCTTCTCCGCGCTCGCGCTGATCCCCGCGCGGGAGCGGCCGGCCGCCGTGTCCCGCGCCATCGAGCGCTTCGAGCTCGGCGAGCTGGCGCGCAGCCGCACCGACCGGCTCTCCACGGGCCAGCGCCAGCGCGTGCGCCTGGCGGTCGCGTTCCTGCACGATCCCGATGTCGTGCTCCTGGACGAGCCGCACACCAGCCTCGACGACGAGGGGCTCGCGGTGCTGCGCGGCGCCATCGAGCGCCTCACCGGCGCGGGCGGCGCGGCGCTCTGGTGCTCGCCCACTCCCGAGGCGCTCCACGCGGACTTCGACCGGATGTACCGGATCGAGGGCGGGGCGCTCGTCGCGGAGCAGGACCGTTGA